The region AGGGAGGCAAAGGAGTATGGGCCGACGGCTTCATTGGGCAAGGTTTAAGAAATGACAATTTCCCAGCATAGGGCCATTTGTCGACAGACGGAGATCAATGACGACGGTGCATGGGCTGGAACAATGACGAGAGTTCCATCACCTTAGTTTGTAAGCTTGCATAGGGATCCGCTCCCCGCTTTAGTTGATACTCCAATTCCAGCAACAGAGGTAGGGTTTTGAGCAATTGCCCGCCGGTAATGCCACGTAGTTCCTTGCGTAAAAAATATAAACGTTTAGGATTACTGAGATCGGCCTGGGCGGCGATCGCCTTATCATCCTTTTCCCCTGCTTCCAAGGCGAGCTTAATCAATGTCCAAGTGCGGAACTGGCCGGTGAGGGTAGCCAAAATTTTTAAAGCCGGTTCGTTATGGGTGAGCAATAAATCCGCCGCCAATTGCAAGGCCTGAGCCGTTTCCCCATCCCGGATCGCCTGGGCTAATTGCAAGCTATTTTGAGTGCTGGTACTGACCAACTGCTCCACCTGGGACACCGTTAAAGAGCCAGGCTGGCTCTCGCTATAGAGTTTGAGCTTGCCCAACTCATTCCAAATCAGCCTAGTGTCATTACCCAACGCTTCTGCTAAAAAACCTTCCGTTTCCGCCGCCAAGGGCAGTTGCAGATCCTGGGCGATCGCCTGGATTTGATGGATGAGGGCGTCCACATTCCAGGGAGAAATGAGGGCAAATTCCCGGATAGTGGCATTACCCTCCAAATATTTAGTCGATTTCAGGCGGCGATCAAGCTTTTTACTCGAAGTGAACAGTAGATGGCAGTCGGTAGGGATGGCGGGCAAACTTCTTTGCAGCCTAGCCAGTAGAGCATCATCACAACTTTGTCCCAAGGTGGAATCCACCACCCACACTAGGCGATCCCCATTGCCAAAGGGAGGAGTCAGGGCTTGTTCCAGACCTCTTTGGGTAGCATCAGCCTGTTCCCCCGGAATTTTCTCAAAATTAAACGCCTCCCATTGGGGGTCTAAACAACGTTTTTGCAATTGCTTGACCGCTTGGTGCAGGGTAAATTGGTCTTCGCCCCAATAAAAATAAACGGGCATGGCAACATTGCGGAATTTTTATCTAACTCCCCCCAAGCTTTGGCCAGGGAGCTTTTCCAAAAAACTTTTAACGACCTTTGAGGGCCTTCTGAAAATTTTTGCGGTAGGAAGGATTGACCAGGAGTAAACCAGGCCAAAGCAAAGCCAGGGAGATGCGGGTTGCCAAGCTACGGTTAAAGTTAGTGTGGCGATAACCAGAAAGAAAACGCCAGACTCCACCGACGTAAACCACCAACAAAACAAACAAAACTAAATATCCCATAGTGCTTGAGGCGCCGAGAGTAGAAACAATGCCCAAGGGCAAATGCCGTCCTCATTCTAGCAAATTAACCACCAGGAACCGTCAGCCGACAAGGCGATCGCCGCTCTTGTCATCAGAGGAGATGATAGTTGCTGAGAGTAGCTTCAAGGAGTATGAGCCAATTTTGAGATAATCTCGAGATTGCTTTTCAGCCCTGTCATTTCTATGCTTCTCCCAAATGCCCAAAAAGCTGTGGTTGACATTCGTAAACTCCGTGACTATTGCCTCAATCTAGAGCATGAAGATGGAAAACACAAAGCACGGCTTTTTTTATCAACTTTTGGGATGACCGATGATGATGTCGAAGAATTACGTCAAATTCTACTGGCAGTAGCTCAAAGTCATGAAGTCAAACTGGGAAGAAAAGACGCATTTGGTCAGCGCTACACTTTGGATTTTGACATCGAATGGCAGAATAGAAGTGGAACGCTTCGTAGTGCCTGGATTATCGAGCACGGCTCAGAAGTGCCAAGATTGACGACTTGTTACCCGCTATAGTTCGGTGGAGATAGTTTAATGAATAGTACGGTAAATTTATTGGATGTGGTGGCTTTAACCGTTGATTTACCCCAGTACAATCTGTGGCGAGGGCAGGTGGGCACAGTAGTGGATATCCTAGCAAATGGCACAGCATTTGAAGTCGAATTTAGCGATCGCCATGGGCGGCCCTACGAGTCTTTAGGACTACGACCAGAGCAAGTAATCGTGTTACATTTTAAACCAAAATCCCTTGATAAAAAAGCGACGGTAGTTGCAACCTAACAAGACTGTTTTTAAAGATGGCATCAGTTTTACCCGTCACCGATGCCCATAAATTACTCTCTTTAAATATGTCTAAACGATTAGAGCTTTAGACTAGGGCGCTAACCAAGAAAAAGGAGCCAAGGGGATATTTCTGGCCACCCAGTAAGCTAAAATCGCTTGCAATATGAACCAGATTACCTTGGGGGGAATAAACCAAACCAATAAAGTCTGCCCAGTAATAGTTTTTAGGCCATAGGCAACGTAGGAGTAAACCATAAAGGGGAGGGAGATGATCATTAAAGGATTTAGTCCAAAAGCTCCCACTAAATTGCCATGTAGCAGTTGGTGCAACGCCCGTAAAGTGCCGCAACCGGGACAATAAAGCCCAGTTAAACTACGAAAGGGACTGGGGGGAAATAACTTTGATGAAGCGGGATCAAAGAGGAAAAGGAGAGTGCCAGCAACGACAATGGTGAGGGTTACCAAAGTGAATACTAAATATTCCTTGGCCTTAGGGGATAGTAATGGAGAGGGGAAGTGATGCTTCAAGCTAAACATAGTATTCGTTGATGAATAGTGGACAACAGCAAAATCAAAAAGCCTAACTTTAATTACTGACCAAAGATGGCGGCAAGCACAGCAAGAACGATATAGATAACTACAAAAATTATGCCGGCACCAAATGACCACCAACAAAACTTTTTCGCCTCATTGGAAGCCTTAACCGCCCCTTCATAGTCCCCGGAGGCTAAACGGGAGTTAACTTCCGATGCTTTGATAATGGCCACAATGCCCAAGGGCAGGCAACAAAATAGAGTTACTAGGATCGACTGCGCCAAGTAATTTGGTACATTTTGATTTGTCATATAACAAACTCATTTTTCATTAGACTGGAATATACCAGCCAGGATAGACAGAAATTAGCTTAATGGTTCATTTTGTTGCGTTTTCTTCATAATTTACCAAGATTGGTAGGCTATTTTTGATTTCACCAATTTTTGTAGGGATGCTTAGTTAAATTGACATTGTAATAGCGGGCATCGTCAGTTACTTCTTGGCCAATCCAGGGGGGTAAATTTATTTGTTCATCGGCGTGGGTTAATTCCACTTCCGCCAAAATTAGACCCTGGTTATCACCCAAAAATTCGTCCACTTCCCAAGTTTTTCCTTGATAATCGAGACAATAACGATATTTTTCAATCAGGGGCGGTGAGCAAAGCTCTGTCAAAATTTGATTGGCTTCCAGGGCCGGAATTTCATACTCAAATTCCAAGCGAGCCATGCCGGTATTTTTACCTTTAATGGTGAGATAGGCCCGATCGCCAATGGTACGGACTCGAACCGTGGTTAAATCTTTGGTGGCAATGTAACCCTGACGGTATAAATGACCCTGGGCCAGACTCCGCCAACGGTCATCTTTGACCAGAAATTTACGTTCAATCTCGACGGCCATAGCCTCCCCCTCCCGGTGTTTTAACGATTAGGCGATCGCCAGGGACCACATCCACCTGAGCACAACCATCTAACCGTAACTCATCCCCAGAATGACGCAGTAACCAATTTTCCCCCACCGCTCCCGGTTCTCCCCCTGCCAAACCAAAGGGAGCCACCCGCCGCCGATTGGCCAAAATGGCCACAGATAGAGACTGACGAAATTGAAACTGGCGCACGATGCCATTACCACCAGAAAATTTACCTGCACCACCACTGTGAGGCCGAATGGCAAATTGTTCCAGCAACACGGGGAAACGACTTTCCAAGATTTCCGGGTCGGTCAAGCGGGAATTGGTCATGTGGGTTTGCACTGCGTCACAACCGGCAAAACCAGGGCCAGCCCCACTGCCCCCAGCAATAGTTTCATAGTATTGATATTGTCCATCGCCGAAGGTGAGATTATTCATGGTGCCCTGGCTAGCGGCCAGACATCCTAGCGCTCCGTATAACGTGTCGGCGATCGCCTGGGATGTTTCCACATTACCGGCGACTACGGCCGCTGGGTATTGAGGATCGAGGAGGCAACTGGGGGGAATAATAATCTTTAACGGTTTGAGACAACCGGCATTGAGGGGAATCGGTTCCTGCACCAGGGTGCGAAAAACGTATAAAACCACTGCTTGTACCACCGCTTTGGGCGTATTGAAATTATGCTTACCCTGGGGAGAAGTGCCAGAAAAATCAATGGTGGCAGTACCTTGGGAAACGTTAACGGTGATAGCCACCGCAATGCGAATACCATTGTCCATTTCCGTCACAAATTGACCAGACTTTAACTTAGCGATCGCCTGGGTTACGGCTTGTTGGGCATTATTTTGCACATGGAGCATATATTGCTGCACGGTGTTTAAGCCATACTGGGCCACCATATTTTCTAAACCCATTATGCCCCGTTGATTGGCGGCAATTTGAGCAGAAAAGTCAGCTAAATTTTGCTCCACATTACGGGCAGGGTAGGGACTATTTAATAGATGCACTCGAATGGTTTCCGTTTGTAATCCCCCCGCTTTAACTAACAATTTATTATCAAATAAAATACCTTCTTGGTTAATATTTTGACTGTGGGGAGGCATGGAACCAGGGGTAATGCCGCCCAAATCCGCTTGGTGGCCACGGGAGGCAACATAAAACAAAATTTCTTTACCAGCGGAGTCAAATAGGGGCGTTATTACCGTCACATCCGGTAAGTGGGTGCCACCGTTATAGGGATCATTGGAGAGATACACATCCCCCGGTTGCAATTGCTGACGGCGATCGCGCAGAAGAGCTTTAACACTTTCTCCCATGGAACCCAAATGGACAGGAATATGGGGCGCATTGGCGATCAAATCCCCGTGGGAATCGAAAATAGCACAGGAGAAATCAAGCCGTTCTTTAATATTTACTGAGCTAGCGGTATTTCGCAAAACAATGCCCATTTCTTCAGCAATAAATTGATAAAGATTTTTAAATATTTCCAGCCGCACTGGATCAACTTGAATATCATTGTTGAGAGCATTTAGATTAATTTTAAATTTATTTTTGTTATTAATTAAATCCTCCCCATCTTCTGTGTTGTTAACTCTTTTTTCTAATACCAAATGGCATGGCTGGGGTTCCCCTGGTTTTGCCGATCCCAACTGGGCTTGCCAACCCGGATCAATCACAATGGTGCCGGTGCCTTCCACAATCATTGCTGGCCCGGTAATTGCCTGATGGGGCCCTAATTGCTGACGTTGATACACAGGAATGGAATGCCATTGGCGATCACCATAGAAATCCACCATTTCCACAGCCTGGCCCGGCTTTGTTGCTAGAGTTAAACAGGGTTCCGGCGGTAAATCCAGCGGTTGAATATACTCTAAGCTAATGGAAGCAATGGTGAGGGGAGTGCCGGTTTGACTAAAACCATAACGTTGCTGATGCTGATGGGTAAATTGCTCCGTTAAACTGGCTAAATCTTGGCAAAAATCGAGACTTAAAGTGGTGTCAGTACCCTGGTATTTCAGATCAATTTGACGACGTATGGTGGGCGGATGATTAGAACTTTGTTCGTCATGATTGCTATTGTGGTCAGCGGTAAAAGTTCTAGTCAATTGTGTTTTTAGGGTTTGATAATGGGTGAGTAAGTTACTTAAATTTTCTGCCATTAAAGGTTGCTCAATGGTCATGGCCCGCAGGGCTCTCTGTTCCGCCAAACCCATGCCATAGGCTGAAAGTACGCCACTGTAGGGATGGAGAAAAATTTTGCTAATGCCCAGGCGATCGCCTAACCGACAAACTAGTTGTCCCCCTGCTCCCCCAAAGCAACAAAGGGTGTAATTTTTTAAGTCATAGCCCCGTTGTAGGCTAATTTTTTTAATGGCATTGGCCATATTTTCCACGGCGATCGCCAGAAAACCATCTGCCACTTCTACCGGGGTAGGTTGAGTTGCGGTGGATTGGGCAATTTGAGTGGCTAAATCGGTGAATTTTTCTTGAACAATATCAATATCTAAGGGTTGATTTCCTTCTGGACCAAACACAGGGGGGAAAT is a window of Synechocystis sp. PCC 7338 DNA encoding:
- the holA gene encoding DNA polymerase III subunit delta, whose product is MPVYFYWGEDQFTLHQAVKQLQKRCLDPQWEAFNFEKIPGEQADATQRGLEQALTPPFGNGDRLVWVVDSTLGQSCDDALLARLQRSLPAIPTDCHLLFTSSKKLDRRLKSTKYLEGNATIREFALISPWNVDALIHQIQAIAQDLQLPLAAETEGFLAEALGNDTRLIWNELGKLKLYSESQPGSLTVSQVEQLVSTSTQNSLQLAQAIRDGETAQALQLAADLLLTHNEPALKILATLTGQFRTWTLIKLALEAGEKDDKAIAAQADLSNPKRLYFLRKELRGITGGQLLKTLPLLLELEYQLKRGADPYASLQTKVMELSSLFQPMHRRH
- a CDS encoding DUF6883 domain-containing protein, with protein sequence MLLPNAQKAVVDIRKLRDYCLNLEHEDGKHKARLFLSTFGMTDDDVEELRQILLAVAQSHEVKLGRKDAFGQRYTLDFDIEWQNRSGTLRSAWIIEHGSEVPRLTTCYPL
- a CDS encoding DUF4926 domain-containing protein, which translates into the protein MNSTVNLLDVVALTVDLPQYNLWRGQVGTVVDILANGTAFEVEFSDRHGRPYESLGLRPEQVIVLHFKPKSLDKKATVVAT
- a CDS encoding DUF2752 domain-containing protein, coding for MFSLKHHFPSPLLSPKAKEYLVFTLVTLTIVVAGTLLFLFDPASSKLFPPSPFRSLTGLYCPGCGTLRALHQLLHGNLVGAFGLNPLMIISLPFMVYSYVAYGLKTITGQTLLVWFIPPKVIWFILQAILAYWVARNIPLAPFSWLAP
- a CDS encoding CD225/dispanin family protein; this translates as MAQSILVTLFCCLPLGIVAIIKASEVNSRLASGDYEGAVKASNEAKKFCWWSFGAGIIFVVIYIVLAVLAAIFGQ
- a CDS encoding CYTH domain-containing protein gives rise to the protein MAVEIERKFLVKDDRWRSLAQGHLYRQGYIATKDLTTVRVRTIGDRAYLTIKGKNTGMARLEFEYEIPALEANQILTELCSPPLIEKYRYCLDYQGKTWEVDEFLGDNQGLILAEVELTHADEQINLPPWIGQEVTDDARYYNVNLTKHPYKNW
- a CDS encoding hydantoinase B/oxoprolinase family protein; this encodes MTKFFVDRGGTFTDIVAITKDEKLAQQCVKDRRFSVFALPTKETVILFKLLSENPELYDDAVIHGIRTILGLGNTDPITQEKVSLVKMGTTVATNALLERKGDPLVLVMTQGFRDGLAIAYQHRPDIFALEIKKPSLLYDQVIEAVERIDAQGEILHPLDQYQINRDLQQAYDQGIRSVAIALMHSYRYPDHELIIAEIAQNIGFTQISRSSEVSPLIKYIYRGDTTVVDAYLSPLLRRYVDQVQGQLPGITVQFMQSHGGLVDGNHFQGRDSILSGPAGGIVGAVKTSQRAGFSHIITFDMGGTSTDVAHFNGTYERLWETEIAGVRLRVPSLAIHTVAAGGGSILQFDGQRYQVGPDSAGANPGPACYRRDGPLTVTDANVMVGRLQKNYFPPVFGPEGNQPLDIDIVQEKFTDLATQIAQSTATQPTPVEVADGFLAIAVENMANAIKKISLQRGYDLKNYTLCCFGGAGGQLVCRLGDRLGISKIFLHPYSGVLSAYGMGLAEQRALRAMTIEQPLMAENLSNLLTHYQTLKTQLTRTFTADHNSNHDEQSSNHPPTIRRQIDLKYQGTDTTLSLDFCQDLASLTEQFTHQHQQRYGFSQTGTPLTIASISLEYIQPLDLPPEPCLTLATKPGQAVEMVDFYGDRQWHSIPVYQRQQLGPHQAITGPAMIVEGTGTIVIDPGWQAQLGSAKPGEPQPCHLVLEKRVNNTEDGEDLINNKNKFKINLNALNNDIQVDPVRLEIFKNLYQFIAEEMGIVLRNTASSVNIKERLDFSCAIFDSHGDLIANAPHIPVHLGSMGESVKALLRDRRQQLQPGDVYLSNDPYNGGTHLPDVTVITPLFDSAGKEILFYVASRGHQADLGGITPGSMPPHSQNINQEGILFDNKLLVKAGGLQTETIRVHLLNSPYPARNVEQNLADFSAQIAANQRGIMGLENMVAQYGLNTVQQYMLHVQNNAQQAVTQAIAKLKSGQFVTEMDNGIRIAVAITVNVSQGTATIDFSGTSPQGKHNFNTPKAVVQAVVLYVFRTLVQEPIPLNAGCLKPLKIIIPPSCLLDPQYPAAVVAGNVETSQAIADTLYGALGCLAASQGTMNNLTFGDGQYQYYETIAGGSGAGPGFAGCDAVQTHMTNSRLTDPEILESRFPVLLEQFAIRPHSGGAGKFSGGNGIVRQFQFRQSLSVAILANRRRVAPFGLAGGEPGAVGENWLLRHSGDELRLDGCAQVDVVPGDRLIVKTPGGGGYGRRD